The DNA region GGTGGATACAGTCCTTTTCTATTTTTTAATTCATCTTTTAAAAAAGCATCATAATCTTGTATATATTTTTCAAAAAAAGCCCTATTTTTAGTTTGCAAAAGAACCCTCGCTTCACCTTTACGACCGGCTCTTCCAGCAACTTGCATAGCTAAAGCCAAAGTTTCTTCACTGGCTTTAAAACTAGGATGAAATAAATATTCATCAAGTCCTAAAATCACACTTAAATCAACACTATGATAATCATGTCCCTTAGCAAGCATAGAAGTTCCAATAAGTATATCAATTTTATTGTCATTAAAATCTTTTAAAATATCATTTAATTTTCTAACACTAGTGATTTCATCACTATCAAATTTAACGATATTTGCCAAAGGCAAAGCACTTTGTAAAAGTTCTTGAAGTTCTGCTGTACCCATTTTTTTAGCTTCTAACATCTCCCCTTTGCAATTTGGACAACTTTGTTCTATTAAAGAAATATAATTACAATAATGACATTTTAAAACATTTTTCCTTTTATGCATACTCATTGCAATAGAACAAAAAGGACATTGTATAGTCTCTCCACAATCTTTACAAACAATTTGCCTAAAATTAGCTCTTGTAGGTAAAAATACTATGGCTTGTTTTTTACAATTTAAACTTTTTTGCAATTCATTTAAAAGCATAGGCGTAACACTAAGATCATTTTCATCATATAAAAAATATTTTTTACTCTTAAAAAATGTCCCTTTTAATCTAAAACTTTTTTGTTTATAAAAACTTGTTAAACTTGGAGTAGCAGATCCTAATACTACTTTGATATTATTTTTTTGACCCAAAACAAGGGATAAATCTCTTACATTAATAAAAGGTTGATTAGAAGCCTTATAAGAATTATCATGTTCTTCATCTACTATAATTAACCCTAAATTTCTAAAAGGTAAAAATAAAGCCGATCTTGCACCCGCAACTAAAAGTGTTTTACCTTGACAAAAAGATTCTAAATATTCTTGTTTTTTTTTCTTTGAAATTTTAGAATGCCAAAGAAAAAAATTATCTTTAAAATACACTTCCAAACGCTTTTGCATTTGCGGAGTTAATGCAATCTCTGGCATTAAAAGTAAAACTTGCTTACCTTTATTTAAATATTCCTTAATTAAAGCAATATAAATTTCTGTTTTACCGCTACCCGTGTCAGCAAAAAGCAAAGAAGAATTTTCCTTTTTAATAAAATCTAAAGCTTTTTCTTGTTCACAACTTAATTGAGGAATATTTTTTATTTCAACTTCTTCGCACTCATAATCCATGCTTGTATGAAAAAATCCCAAAACAAAACCCAATTTTGAAGCATAGTAGTAAGTGATAAAATATGCTAAATCAGCTTGTAATGGACTTAAACAATATTGCGTTACTGCTTTAATTTGCACTGTATTAAAATCAGGTTTTTCACATTCTTTTATAACAATAGCCTTAAGATCTTTCTTGGTTTTTAAATCTATAATCACTTGTGTTAAAGGTTGTATTTTATCAATACTATGAAAAATTAAATTATCTAAATACAAACCGCAAACAGCAAGCTCATAATATCTTATATCAAGTCTTTGCATCTAAAACTTTCCAAACATTTAAACAAGCCTTCTTTAGGATCATAAACAAATTTAATCGATTCTTTAGAATTTAAGAAAAAACTATAATGATTTTTATCAATTTTCATCCAAAATTTAAAATCAGAATAAATAGGTGTATCCAACAAAGAATATCCACAATCATTACAATAAAAAAGTTTTTCTCTAGCATGGTTAATTCTTGCATGATCTAAGATACTAGGGAAATCTAAATTTTTAAGTTGCATTTGAGTACGCATTAAAGTAAGAGCAGAATTTAACATTTCATAATCTGTTTTTAATTTTAATATTTTTACTTCATCTTTAGTAATATTTATAAAAGATGAAGACAAACTCGTTAAAATTCCTATAATTAATATTACAAAAATAAGTTCAAGCAAAGTAAATGCTTTTTTCATTTAACTAATAATTCTTCGTTGATAGCTTTTATTAATTTTTTAAGCTCCCTTTCTAAGATATAATTTTCATAACTTTTTTTTACAAAAGCATCAACAAAATGCTTTAATTCTATTTTTTTAGTGCCCCCAGAAATAAAAGCAATATCATCTTCTAAAAAATTTGCAAAATCTTCACTGCATTTAACAATAAAATCTTTTGCATTAACATTAATAATAACTTGTTTTAAATTATCTGCCAAGAACAGCCTCTATTTTCTTATAAATATCTTCACTTTCTATATTACGTGATTTAAGTTCTTCTTCTAAGCGCATAATTTGATTGCTTTTTGCTTCATTTTGAGCTTTTACACTAACAAGCTCATTTCTTAAAGCCTCATTTGCTTTACAAACTTCATTATATTTTTCAATTAGTTCATTTACTTTATCTGTCATAGTGTTGATTACCTTTTCATCAAACATATTTTTTGCCTTCTTTGGAAAATTTATAATTTTTTTGGAAAATATTTTTATATATTGTAGCAGAAAAAAAATTAAATTTTGATTTTTATTGATGATTAATTTATAATTAAAGTATTTTCTTCTAAAATTTTTAGAAATAAACCAAAACAAAAGTAGAAACAATGTTAGAATTAACCAGTGAATTTAAACCTAGCCCAGATCAACAAAAAGCCATACAAGGCATAGTTAAAAGCATCAAACAAGGAAATAAATATCAAACTTTGCTAGGAGTTACAGGAAGTGGAAAAACCTTTACCATGGCTAATGTTATTAAAGAACTTAATATGCCAACTCTTATTATGAGTCATAATAAGAGCCTTTGTGCACAACTTTATAGCGAATTTAAAGGTTTTTTTTCTAAGAACCATGTAGAATATTTTATATCATATTATGATTATTATCAACCTGAAGCTTATATACCACGTACAGATGTTTTTATAGAAAAAGATAGTTCAACTAATGAAGATTTAGAACGCTTAAGATTAAGTGCAACAGCTTCACTTTTAAGCTATGAAGATGTAGTATGTATTGCTAGTGTTTCAGCAAATTATGGGCTTGGAAACCCACAAGAATACATAGGTATGGTTTTAATCTTTGAATTAAATATGAAAATCTCACAAAAAGAACTTTTAAAAAAACTTGTAGATATGGGGTATACAAGAAATGATAATTTCTTTGATCGCGCTGATTTTCGTGTTCAAGGCGATATTATAGACATTTATCCTGCTTATTATGAAGATGAAGTAGTAAGACTTGAATTTTTTGGCGATGAATTAGACAATATGTATCATTTTAATGTTTTAGAAAATAAAAAAGGTAAAGATTTAAAACGTTTCATACTCTATCCTACAAGTCAATTTAGCGTAGGTCAAACACGTTTACAACAAGCCATAAAAGATATTAAAATAGAATTAAACGAACGCTTAGCTCAAT from Campylobacter hepaticus includes:
- a CDS encoding primosomal protein N', which translates into the protein MQRLDIRYYELAVCGLYLDNLIFHSIDKIQPLTQVIIDLKTKKDLKAIVIKECEKPDFNTVQIKAVTQYCLSPLQADLAYFITYYYASKLGFVLGFFHTSMDYECEEVEIKNIPQLSCEQEKALDFIKKENSSLLFADTGSGKTEIYIALIKEYLNKGKQVLLLMPEIALTPQMQKRLEVYFKDNFFLWHSKISKKKKQEYLESFCQGKTLLVAGARSALFLPFRNLGLIIVDEEHDNSYKASNQPFINVRDLSLVLGQKNNIKVVLGSATPSLTSFYKQKSFRLKGTFFKSKKYFLYDENDLSVTPMLLNELQKSLNCKKQAIVFLPTRANFRQIVCKDCGETIQCPFCSIAMSMHKRKNVLKCHYCNYISLIEQSCPNCKGEMLEAKKMGTAELQELLQSALPLANIVKFDSDEITSVRKLNDILKDFNDNKIDILIGTSMLAKGHDYHSVDLSVILGLDEYLFHPSFKASEETLALAMQVAGRAGRKGEARVLLQTKNRAFFEKYIQDYDAFLKDELKNRKGLYPPFKRLLRVLVEDKDQFNAQKLCEELANCFKGIKHVELIGYGVCGVEKLHGKYRFYLLCRSENYKALIAIENYILQFKNVSADIDPIDFI
- a CDS encoding type II secretion system protein encodes the protein MKKAFTLLELIFVILIIGILTSLSSSFINITKDEVKILKLKTDYEMLNSALTLMRTQMQLKNLDFPSILDHARINHAREKLFYCNDCGYSLLDTPIYSDFKFWMKIDKNHYSFFLNSKESIKFVYDPKEGLFKCLESFRCKDLI